A portion of the Cryptomeria japonica chromosome 5, Sugi_1.0, whole genome shotgun sequence genome contains these proteins:
- the LOC131076460 gene encoding uncharacterized protein LOC131076460, translating into MKIFNWVHRKINGQQIHDEAKQEDCGSVSFKYWQNGLLCIGTLGGDDQKRVHPEQEEKEEEHEHGYELQHKDEHEHEDESHETVPVLPVAVLEAEDEADITAAEVEMFKKNLAKILGIGDELSDTNNHHSPRPKENFGLRDDPDSAKAHNQKFPLEEFLEIPVSPITINGASEKKKKKKKKQKSNLAKNALGTLLFSKKQQATDEKSNGANAVHDDKVLPAPSAKKADFSVVDKILHWTKKRSVSASSAPPEALPHSKISKFKSMLKEKGGRALKKGGGKDEVTRSGPLVRENNDKAPFSSSCRSDTYLSRVQEREGIAGHEEDFISLSRDHSLGRIQEYWIKTNSEFVVLEL; encoded by the exons ATGAAG ATCTTCAATTGGGTTCACCGGAAGATCAATGGGCAGCAGATACACG ACGAAGCAAAGCAAGAGGATTGTGGTAGTGTGTCATTCAAATATTGGCAGAATGGGCTCCTCTGCATCGGTACATTGGGTGGGGATGATCAAAAGCGCGTGCACCCAGaacaagaagaaaaggaagaggaacaTGAGCATGGATATGAGCTTCAACATAAAGATGAACATGAACATGAAGATGAAAGCCATGAGACAGTGCCAGTACTGCCAGTAGCAGTACTAGAAGCAGAAGATGAGGCTGACATCACGGCCGCTGAGGTGGAGATGTTCAAGAAGAACTTGGCAAAAATATTAGGCATTGGGGATGAATTGAGTGATACCAACAATCATCATAGCCCTCGCCCAAAAGAAAATTTTGGTTTGCGCGACGACCCAGATAGTGCTAAGGCACATAATCAAAAATTTCCCTTAGAGGAATTTCTGGAGATCCCCGTGAGTCCCATCACCATTAATGGTgcatctgagaagaagaagaaaaagaagaagaagcagaaaagCAACTTGGCCAAAAACGCTTTGGGCACACTTCTGTTTAGCAAGAAGCAGCAGGCGACGGATGAAAAATCGAATGGGGCCAACGCAGTTCACGACGACAAGGTATTACCAGCACCTTCTGCTAAAAAGGCTGATTTTTCCGTGGTGGACAAGATTCTGCACTGGACGAAGAAACGCTCTGTTTCTGCATCTTCTGCACCTCCTGAAGCTCTTCCTCACAGCAAAATCTCCAAG TTCAAGAGTATGTTGAAGGAGAAGGGCGGGCGTGCACTAAAGAAGGGAGGAGGCAAGGATGAGGTAACCAGATCAGGGCCACTGGTTCGTGAAAACAATGACAAAGCACCATTTTCCTCCAGTTGTCGGAGTGACACCTATCTATCTCGAGTGCAAGAGAGGGAAGGAATAGCAGGGCACGAAGAAGACTTTATATCCCTTTCCAGGGACCATTCTCTGGGAAGAATCCAAGAATATTGGATCAAAACCAATTCTGAAT TTGTCGTCCTGGAACTTTAA